One genomic window of Hydra vulgaris chromosome 03, alternate assembly HydraT2T_AEP includes the following:
- the LOC100213989 gene encoding zinc finger protein 37 — translation MNKAARIMADEFHQVVNIPVSRNFNESVTALQHPESAADFVKSSDLSSNADNTDDYSSEILKSGLLGVNLQPEKILEVFSLPDGSHSYRVAWKDSWVHEQLIKSYQNLVDEFWLNKSQEQNESDSAKFFRNKKAEESECVVEVLNANNDRVVNVNKLNLTTSISAEEGVVNCTESNEKDKEKSDNDITDESCRKRKAAVNDSCKKRSKKLRGRPRKSNIQVKILRKESKSQSSAEDSENPDKIGNDEVTEEYIKSKKEKKERYLYGDVKGPVTCDICDKVISNKYGLREHQAVVHFKNGRYQCEICGKRVTNKRALNLHMTAHSNTRAYVCDQCGSSHKTKGNLNYHIKTMHTMIKNFRCDICFKTFKVQADLKEHCFAVHANAGVITCIVCKKKLTTALSIYTHSVMHSGAREYECDTCGYAFKTFTGLKEHKVTHSEDKPVRTCPYCEKKFYSRSQYNAHVMRHTADGGLVTYKCPICDTKFQHKSSYNRHVIRHQPGGDLEFPKENPYLLVDESELPEGVCHKCRKHYNSKSGFYLHVKKCRDGIVQQYECPFCDNGCANRSSLKRHIQRRHKGMDFEGHSIQGREIIHKTEGESDNVSNSNVIGSENGIQYQGTYYDHGYGNHITTVDASQLTAVDMQLLIDTAASQGDDQTAHILGSVSQLQQATNTSVQNLHILTENEAAQFTAQLTQGVIVRSSDVQVGGDQLIVSSARIDPQTGQILVSENQTAQIIVSAHAMHHAQAASHMQGNSSISLQGSEGVLRFRNRTAVIQIHHDSSGLVNEQSLNGDSTIQNQEIEDIVSNNRVMESNRNSLDELQSSDIHEHQFMEDKQYLVDEIDSSSDHNSIHGCS, via the exons ATGAATAAGGCTGCACGAATCATGGCGGATGAGTTCCACCAAGTTGTCAATATTCCTGTTTCTAGAAATTTTAATGAATCCGTTACAGCATTACAGCATCCAGAATCGGCAGCTGACTTTGTGAAAAGTTCTGACCTTTCGTCAAATGCTGATAATACCGATGATTACAGTTCAGAAATCTTAAAAAGTGGTTTGTTAGGTGTTAATTTGCAACCAGAAAAAATTTTGGAGGTTTTCAGTCTACCA GATGGAAGTCACTCTTATCGTGTTGCATGGAAAGATTCATGGGTTCATGAGCAACTCATAAAGTCATATCAGAACCTAGTAGATGAGTTCTGGTTAAATAAGTCACAAGAACAAAATGAATCTGATAGTgcaaaatttttcagaaataaaaag gcAGAAGAATCAGAATGTGTTGTTGAAGTACTAAATGCAAACAACGACAGAGTAGTCaatgttaataaactaaatCTTACAACTTCTATCTCTGCAGAAGAAGGTGTTGTAAATTGTACTGAATCCaatgaaaaagataaagaaaaaa gtgATAATGATATTACTGATGAAAGTTGTAGAAAGCGTAAAGCAGCAGTCAATGACTCATGTAAAAAGCGTAGTAAAAAGTTAAGAGGAAGGCCAAGGAAAAGCAAtattcaagtaaaaattttacGCAAAGAAAGTAAAAGTCAAAGCTCAGCTGAAGACAGTGAGAATCCTGACAAAATTGGAAATGATGAGGTAACTGAAGAgtatattaaatctaaaaaagaaaaaaaagaaagatatttaTATGGTGATGTAAAAGGTCCTGTTACTTGTGATATATGTGATAAGGTTATCTCAAATAAATATGGGCTTCGTGAACACCAAGCTGttgtacattttaaaaatggtcgCTATCAGTGTGAAATATGTGGAAAGCGTGTTACTAATAAGAGAGCATTAAATTTACATATGACTGCTCATTCAAATACACGAGCTTATGTATGTGACCAATGTGGCAGTAGTCACAAAACTAAAGGCAACTTAAATTATCACATCAAAACCATGCATACTATGATAAAAAACTTTCGCTgtgatatttgttttaaaacctttaaagtCCAAGCTGACTTAAAAGAACATTGTTTTGCAGTGCATGCAAATGCCGGTGTTATTACATGTatagtatgcaaaaaaaaactaactacaGCTTTATCAATATACACACATAGTGTTATGCACTCAGGAGCAAGAGAGTATGAATGTGATACATGTGGTtatgcttttaaaacatttacaggTTTAAAAGAACATAAAGTGACTCACTCTGAGGACAAACCTGTGCGTACATGCCCCTAttgtgaaaaaaagttttattctcgTTCTCAGTATAATGCTCATGTAATGCGACACACTGCTGATGGTGGCTTAGTTACTTATAAATGTCCTATTTGTGATACAAAATTTCAGCATAAATCAAGCTATAATCGACATGTAATTAGACATCAACCTGGTGGAGATTTGGAATTTCCGAAGGAAAATCCATATTTGCTAGTAGATGAATCTGAATTACCTGAAGGGGTATGTCATAAATGTCGTAAACATTATAACTCCAAATCAGGTTTTTATTTACATGTCAAGAAATGTAGAGATGGAATAGTTCAGCAGTATGAATGTCCTTTTTGTGATAATGGTTGCGCAAACCGTTCAAGTCTTAAACGTCATATTCAGCGCAGACATAAAGGAATGGATTTTGAAGGACACTCGATTCAGGGTCGAGAAATTATCCACAAAACAGAAGGTGAATCAGACAATGTTAGTAACAGCAATGTAATTGGTTCTGAAAATGGTATTCAGTATCAAGGTACTTATTATGATCATGGATATGGAAATCATATCACAACTGTTGATGCTTCACAGCTTACTGCTGTTGATATGCAATTGTTAATTGATACTGCAGCAAGTCAGGGGGATGACCAAACTGCTCATATACTTGGAAGTGTCAGTCAGCTACAACAAGCAACAAACACAAGTGTTCAGAATCTGCAtattttaactgaaaatgaagCAGCACAGTTTACAGCTCAACTTACTCAAGGTGTTATAGTAAGAAGTTCTGATGTTCAAGTTGGTGGCGACCAACTAATTGTTAGCTCGGCTCGTATAGATCCCCAAACTGGTCAAATATTagtaagtgaaaatcaaactgcaCAAATTATTGTTAGTGCGCATGCAATGCATCATGCTCAAGCTGCTAGCCATATGCAAGGCAATTCTTCAATCAGTTTGCAAGGTTCAGAAGGTGTTCTTCGTTTCAGAAATCGCACAGCTGTTATCCAAATTCATCATGATAGTAGTGGTTTAGTAAATGAGCAATCTCTAAATGGAGACTCTACAATTCAAAATCAAGAAATAGAAGACATTGTAAGTAATAACAGAGTAATGGAAAGCAATAGAAACTCTTTAGATGAGCTGCAAAGTAGTGACATTCATGAGCACCAGTTTATGGAGgataaacaatatttagttGATGAAATTGACTCATCTAGTGATCATAATAGTATACATGGGTGCAGCTAA
- the LOC100198492 gene encoding arginine/serine-rich protein PNISR isoform X1 — MWNQSQPLQPNWGWPPNPNYQFNSSQDESQSWAAAAALWVQHKQFQPNNNEGYAVLDKPPEPPGPPPLPPPLPPPEEIPISVVDYNHGQTILENKSDLFQNDLNNKETLSSQVMPGDVFDYNHGKPEENGPDQSWGYNMWAGQQPAQPVPGFYNSDWNQGQWNGDHWENWNDSSASFHPHPECFDQNSFHPPVFQDVIKPKDIIFNGRPEINSPDPVELAKKGKSLPLWLRQGLEKLGKEKEKQKVKEDLPIAKKISGYQHGSPHSSPEREKQIEPVKAEVTQIMDQEESVSLVSQEVETSPNHKVEEELDEEEKQKQRMLKIKTWMTETLLGVTNDEIQSLCNEVYFEIKKSVKVKATQLRKSGGLEALRSAALGDGDASASDSEEELSSPKEIKPVEPIKAPEVNRISPVPIKTPDVPLKAVCSDRREEKLQAEIKSLDILIQARKQQKINAEKNLELKRHKDTVMSKKGRNEHQTSDSDESTSNLRKKRKQSSSSSSESESEESDSSDSETVTKKRKRSKHRQQSPSRHKKNKKKPKRLESSSESDHKKKKRKRKELTSSSDESSHSLRKKKSKGKKHKHKSRSHSRSPKHSKQRR; from the exons ATGTGGAATCAAAGTCAGCCATTACAACCGAACTGGGGTTGGCCACCTAATCCAAATTATCAGTTTAATAGTAGTCAAG ATGAAAGTCAAAGTTGGGCGGCTGCTGCTGCTCTTTGGGTTCAACATAAGCAATTTCAACCGAACAATAATGAAGGTTATGCAGTATTAGATAAACCGCCTGAACCTCCTGGTCCTCCTCCTTTGCCACCACCTTTACCTCCACCAGAAGAAATTCCAATATCTGTAGTTGACTATAATCATGGTCAAACAATTCTTGAGAATAAATCagatttgtttcaaaatgatttaaataataaggaAACTTTAAGTTCTCAGGTTATGCCAGGTGATGTTTTTGATTATAACCATGGCAAACCAGAAGAAAATGGGCCAGACCAAAGTTGGGGTTATAACATGTGGGCAGGACAACAACCCGCACAACCTGTTCCTGGATTTTATAATTCTGATTGGAATCAAGGACAATGGAATGGAGATCATTGGGAAAATTGGAACGATAGTTCAGCTAGTTTTCACCCACATCCAGAATGTTTTGATCAAAATAGCTTTCACCCTCCAGTTTTCCAAGATGTCATAAAGccaaaagatattattttcaATGGCCGTCCAGAAATTAACTCTCCAG ACCCTGTTGAGCTAGCTAAAAAAGGAAAATCTCTTCCATTGTGGCTTCGTCAAGGTTTGGAGAAACTaggtaaagaaaaagaaaaacaaaaagtcaAGGAGGATCTCCctattgccaaaaaaatatcTGGTTATCAGCATGGATCTCCACATTCATCACCAGAGAGAGAAAAACAg ATTGAACCTGTAAAAGCTGAAGTAACTCAAATTATGGATCAGGAAGAGAGTGTTTCTTTAGTATCTCAAGAGGTTGAAACCAGTCCAAATCACAAAGTTGAAGAAGAATTGGatgaagaagaaaaacaaaaacagaga atgttgaaaataaaaacgtgGATGACAGAAACACTTTTAGGGGTTACAAATGACGAAATACAATCCCTCTGCAATGAGgtctattttgaaattaaaaaatcag ttaaagttaAAGCAACACAATTGAGAAAATCAGGTGGGCTTGAGGCTTTACGTTCTGCTGCATTGG GAGATGGAGATGCATCGGCTAGTGACAGTGAAGAGGAATTGTCTTCTCCGAAGGAAATTAAGCCGGTTGAGCCGATTAAAGCTCCTGAAGTTAATCGAATATCTCCTGTACCTATTAAAACTCCTGACGTGCCATTAAAAGCAGTTTGCTCTGACAGAAGAGAAGAAAAATTGCAGGCTGAAATAAAGAGTTTAGATATATTAATTCAAGCTagaaaacagcaaaaaattaaCGCGGAAAAGAACCTTGAATTAAAACGCCATAAAGACACTGTTATGTCAAAAAAAGGTCGAAACGAACATCAAACTTCAGACAGTGACGAATCAACAAGTAATTTACGTAAAAAACGAAAACAATCTTCGAGTAGTTCCTCTGAGAGCGAAAGCGAAGAAAGTGATAGTTCGGACAGTGAAACagttactaaaaaaagaaaaagatctAAACATCGCCAACAATCCCcaagtagacataaaaaaaacaaaaaaaaacccaaacGACTCGAAAGTTCTAGCGAATCGgatcataagaaaaaaaaacgaaaaagaaaaGAACTTACTTCATCTTCTGATGAAAGTTCCCATTCGCTGcgtaaaaaaaagtcaaagggTAAGAAGCATAAACACAAATCAAGAAGTCATTCTAG GTCCCCTAAACATTCAAAACAGAGAAGGTAG
- the LOC100198492 gene encoding arginine/serine-rich protein PNISR isoform X2, giving the protein MPGDVFDYNHGKPEENGPDQSWGYNMWAGQQPAQPVPGFYNSDWNQGQWNGDHWENWNDSSASFHPHPECFDQNSFHPPVFQDVIKPKDIIFNGRPEINSPDPVELAKKGKSLPLWLRQGLEKLGKEKEKQKVKEDLPIAKKISGYQHGSPHSSPEREKQIEPVKAEVTQIMDQEESVSLVSQEVETSPNHKVEEELDEEEKQKQRMLKIKTWMTETLLGVTNDEIQSLCNEVYFEIKKSVKVKATQLRKSGGLEALRSAALGDGDASASDSEEELSSPKEIKPVEPIKAPEVNRISPVPIKTPDVPLKAVCSDRREEKLQAEIKSLDILIQARKQQKINAEKNLELKRHKDTVMSKKGRNEHQTSDSDESTSNLRKKRKQSSSSSSESESEESDSSDSETVTKKRKRSKHRQQSPSRHKKNKKKPKRLESSSESDHKKKKRKRKELTSSSDESSHSLRKKKSKGKKHKHKSRSHSRSPKHSKQRR; this is encoded by the exons ATGCCAGGTGATGTTTTTGATTATAACCATGGCAAACCAGAAGAAAATGGGCCAGACCAAAGTTGGGGTTATAACATGTGGGCAGGACAACAACCCGCACAACCTGTTCCTGGATTTTATAATTCTGATTGGAATCAAGGACAATGGAATGGAGATCATTGGGAAAATTGGAACGATAGTTCAGCTAGTTTTCACCCACATCCAGAATGTTTTGATCAAAATAGCTTTCACCCTCCAGTTTTCCAAGATGTCATAAAGccaaaagatattattttcaATGGCCGTCCAGAAATTAACTCTCCAG ACCCTGTTGAGCTAGCTAAAAAAGGAAAATCTCTTCCATTGTGGCTTCGTCAAGGTTTGGAGAAACTaggtaaagaaaaagaaaaacaaaaagtcaAGGAGGATCTCCctattgccaaaaaaatatcTGGTTATCAGCATGGATCTCCACATTCATCACCAGAGAGAGAAAAACAg ATTGAACCTGTAAAAGCTGAAGTAACTCAAATTATGGATCAGGAAGAGAGTGTTTCTTTAGTATCTCAAGAGGTTGAAACCAGTCCAAATCACAAAGTTGAAGAAGAATTGGatgaagaagaaaaacaaaaacagaga atgttgaaaataaaaacgtgGATGACAGAAACACTTTTAGGGGTTACAAATGACGAAATACAATCCCTCTGCAATGAGgtctattttgaaattaaaaaatcag ttaaagttaAAGCAACACAATTGAGAAAATCAGGTGGGCTTGAGGCTTTACGTTCTGCTGCATTGG GAGATGGAGATGCATCGGCTAGTGACAGTGAAGAGGAATTGTCTTCTCCGAAGGAAATTAAGCCGGTTGAGCCGATTAAAGCTCCTGAAGTTAATCGAATATCTCCTGTACCTATTAAAACTCCTGACGTGCCATTAAAAGCAGTTTGCTCTGACAGAAGAGAAGAAAAATTGCAGGCTGAAATAAAGAGTTTAGATATATTAATTCAAGCTagaaaacagcaaaaaattaaCGCGGAAAAGAACCTTGAATTAAAACGCCATAAAGACACTGTTATGTCAAAAAAAGGTCGAAACGAACATCAAACTTCAGACAGTGACGAATCAACAAGTAATTTACGTAAAAAACGAAAACAATCTTCGAGTAGTTCCTCTGAGAGCGAAAGCGAAGAAAGTGATAGTTCGGACAGTGAAACagttactaaaaaaagaaaaagatctAAACATCGCCAACAATCCCcaagtagacataaaaaaaacaaaaaaaaacccaaacGACTCGAAAGTTCTAGCGAATCGgatcataagaaaaaaaaacgaaaaagaaaaGAACTTACTTCATCTTCTGATGAAAGTTCCCATTCGCTGcgtaaaaaaaagtcaaagggTAAGAAGCATAAACACAAATCAAGAAGTCATTCTAG GTCCCCTAAACATTCAAAACAGAGAAGGTAG